One genomic window of Dehalococcoidia bacterium includes the following:
- a CDS encoding cytochrome P450: MAMTDESTNARPVPTGVQLTPLDPAFQADPHAVLDELRERDPVHHDEQLGRWVLTRHDDVDALLRDRSLSVDPRNAGEGTFEKMFLYRAEEQDFQPSMLFADPPYHTRLRGLVSKAFTPRAVEQMAPRIQEIVDELLNVVAAGDGFDLIESFAAPLPTIVIAEMLGVDPGARADFKRWSDAVVMVFNPLLSAEERANAEEASLALNRYFQNAIAERRERPREDMINSLMHVEEGKDQLTDDEIVTMCNLLLTAGNVTTTDLIGNGVYALLSNPEQLRKLREDPALIKNAIEEMLRYDSPVTQSGRTPMVDVEIGGCPIARGQSVTPQLSAANHDPDAYPDPHKFDISRADTHHHSFGGGVHYCLGAPLARLEAQIAVSTIVRRFPSLRLSAEPVEHRKIPSFRGLATFPVLL, from the coding sequence ATGGCGATGACCGACGAGTCCACGAACGCCCGCCCGGTGCCGACAGGTGTGCAGCTCACGCCCCTCGACCCGGCTTTCCAGGCCGACCCTCACGCCGTGCTCGATGAGCTTCGCGAGCGCGACCCCGTGCACCACGACGAGCAACTCGGCCGCTGGGTGCTCACGCGTCACGACGACGTCGATGCGCTGCTGCGCGACCGTTCGCTGTCAGTCGACCCGCGTAATGCGGGGGAAGGCACGTTCGAGAAGATGTTTCTGTACCGTGCGGAGGAGCAGGACTTCCAGCCGAGCATGCTCTTCGCTGATCCGCCCTACCACACACGCCTGCGTGGACTCGTCAGCAAGGCGTTCACGCCGCGCGCGGTCGAGCAAATGGCGCCCCGCATCCAGGAGATCGTCGATGAGCTGCTGAATGTGGTGGCCGCCGGCGATGGCTTCGACCTGATCGAATCGTTCGCCGCGCCGCTTCCGACGATCGTCATCGCCGAGATGCTGGGCGTCGATCCCGGCGCCCGCGCAGACTTCAAGCGCTGGTCCGACGCCGTCGTCATGGTCTTCAACCCCCTGCTGTCAGCAGAAGAACGCGCCAATGCGGAAGAAGCTTCGCTCGCGCTCAACCGGTACTTCCAGAACGCGATCGCCGAGCGCAGGGAGCGCCCCCGCGAAGACATGATCAACTCGCTCATGCACGTCGAAGAAGGCAAAGACCAGCTCACCGATGACGAGATCGTCACCATGTGCAACCTGCTCCTCACCGCGGGTAACGTCACGACGACCGACCTCATCGGCAATGGCGTCTACGCATTGCTGAGCAATCCAGAGCAACTCCGCAAACTGCGTGAGGATCCCGCGCTCATCAAGAACGCGATCGAAGAGATGCTGCGTTACGACAGCCCGGTGACGCAGTCGGGCCGCACGCCCATGGTGGACGTCGAGATCGGCGGCTGCCCGATCGCGCGGGGCCAATCGGTGACCCCGCAGCTTTCAGCGGCGAATCACGACCCGGACGCGTATCCCGACCCGCACAAGTTCGATATCAGCCGCGCGGACACGCATCATCATTCGTTTGGCGGCGGCGTGCACTACTGCCTCGGCGCCCCGCTCGCCCGCCTCGAAGCGCAGATCGCCGTCTCGACCATCGTGCGCCGCTTCCCATCCCTGCGTCTGAGCGCCGAGCCGGTCGAGCACAGGAAGATCCCGAGCTTCCGAGGGCTGGCGACGTTTCCGGTGCTGCTCTAG
- a CDS encoding aldo/keto reductase yields the protein MDHRQLGRTGLHVSEICQGTMTFGFQRDEPASFAILDRAIEGGVDFIDTADVYPLGGTLETVGRTEEIIGRWMKERRNRDRIILATKCAGAMGPGSNDQGLSRRHIHNAVDASLRRLQTDVIDLYQVHWFDPRTPIEETMRALDDLVRWGKVRYVGCSNFPAWRLGQALAASDRLGVARYDSLQPRYNMLYRDIETELLPLVRAEGLGVIVYNPLAGGFLSGKHQKGEEPPENTRFNLGGAARMYRHRYWQDEQFDAVDELRSAVDARGQDMVGVAVQWVLSQPGITSAIVGASSPDQLDASLAAPDTQIDDDLRIICDGLWLKLSRRPVIEGYR from the coding sequence ATGGACCATCGGCAACTCGGCCGCACGGGCCTGCACGTCAGCGAGATCTGCCAAGGCACCATGACCTTCGGCTTCCAGCGCGACGAGCCCGCCTCGTTCGCCATCCTCGACCGCGCGATCGAGGGTGGGGTCGACTTCATCGATACCGCGGATGTCTACCCCCTCGGCGGCACCCTCGAGACCGTAGGCCGCACCGAGGAGATCATCGGCCGCTGGATGAAGGAGCGGCGCAACCGCGACCGCATCATCCTCGCGACGAAGTGCGCAGGCGCCATGGGTCCGGGATCCAACGACCAGGGACTTTCGCGCCGCCATATCCACAACGCCGTCGACGCGAGCCTGCGCCGCTTGCAGACCGACGTCATCGACCTGTACCAGGTGCACTGGTTCGACCCCCGCACACCCATCGAAGAAACGATGCGCGCGCTCGACGACCTCGTGCGTTGGGGCAAGGTGCGCTACGTCGGATGCTCCAACTTCCCGGCGTGGCGGCTCGGACAGGCGCTCGCCGCCAGCGATCGCCTCGGCGTCGCACGTTATGACTCGCTGCAGCCGCGCTACAACATGCTCTATCGCGACATCGAGACCGAACTGCTGCCGCTCGTCCGCGCCGAAGGGCTCGGCGTCATCGTCTACAACCCGCTCGCCGGCGGGTTCCTGTCCGGCAAGCACCAGAAGGGCGAAGAGCCGCCGGAGAACACGCGCTTCAACCTTGGCGGCGCTGCCCGCATGTACCGGCACCGCTACTGGCAGGACGAACAGTTCGACGCTGTCGACGAGTTGCGCTCAGCCGTCGATGCGCGCGGTCAGGACATGGTGGGCGTCGCCGTGCAGTGGGTGCTGTCGCAGCCCGGCATTACCTCGGCGATTGTCGGCGCCAGCAGTCCGGACCAACTCGACGCATCGCTTGCGGCCCCCGACACGCAGATAGACGACGACTTGCGCATCATCTGCGACGGGCTCTGGCTCAAGCTGTCACGCCGGCCCGTCATCGAGGGATACCGCTAA
- a CDS encoding response regulator transcription factor translates to MTIRIVIADDHSVVRQGLKMFLALDPDLEVIGEAQNGAEAVKLAHELGPDIVLMDMLMPVMDGITATQTIRRELPDTEVIALTSVLEDASVVGAIKAGAIGYLLKDTQSEELCRMIKAAAAGQVQLSPAAAARLVREVRAPDNPQALTERETDVLRLLAQGKANKEIAYALTIGEKTVKTHVSNILMKLGVQSRTQAALYAAQIGLAPLETSSS, encoded by the coding sequence GTGACCATTCGCATCGTGATCGCCGACGACCATAGCGTGGTCCGCCAGGGCCTGAAGATGTTCCTGGCGCTCGATCCGGACCTGGAGGTCATCGGCGAGGCACAGAACGGCGCCGAGGCGGTCAAGCTCGCCCACGAGCTTGGCCCCGACATCGTCCTGATGGACATGCTGATGCCCGTGATGGACGGCATCACCGCCACCCAAACCATCCGGCGCGAGCTTCCCGATACGGAAGTTATCGCGCTGACCAGCGTCCTCGAGGACGCCTCCGTCGTGGGGGCGATCAAGGCGGGGGCGATCGGCTACCTGTTGAAGGACACCCAGTCCGAAGAGCTGTGCCGCATGATCAAGGCTGCCGCCGCCGGCCAGGTGCAACTCTCGCCCGCCGCGGCCGCGCGCCTGGTGCGCGAGGTGCGCGCGCCGGACAACCCGCAGGCGCTGACGGAGCGCGAGACCGACGTCCTCCGGCTGCTCGCCCAAGGGAAGGCGAACAAGGAGATCGCCTATGCGCTGACGATCGGCGAGAAGACGGTGAAGACGCACGTCAGCAACATCCTCATGAAGCTAGGCGTCCAGAGCCGGACGCAGGCGGCGCTCTACGCGGCACAGATCGGACTCGCCCCGCTCGAAACGTCATCTTCCTGA
- a CDS encoding response regulator transcription factor codes for MIRILLADDQTNVRKGLRMRLDLEAGIAVVGEAADGESAVSLARKLDPDVILMDVEMPGLDGIRATQQLRQDLPGCCIVVLTIHDDAATRARARDAGATAFISKHQIDSSLMDAIKSVARDCADQP; via the coding sequence ATGATCAGAATCCTTCTCGCAGATGACCAGACCAACGTCCGCAAAGGACTGCGCATGCGGCTGGACCTGGAGGCCGGAATCGCGGTCGTCGGCGAAGCCGCAGATGGTGAATCCGCCGTGAGCCTCGCCCGGAAGCTCGACCCCGACGTCATCCTCATGGACGTCGAGATGCCCGGCCTGGACGGAATCCGCGCCACACAGCAACTCAGGCAGGACTTACCCGGCTGCTGCATCGTCGTGTTGACCATCCACGACGACGCGGCTACACGCGCCCGCGCCCGCGATGCCGGAGCCACCGCGTTCATCTCGAAGCACCAGATCGACAGTTCGCTGATGGACGCCATCAAGAGCGTCGCACGCGACTGCGCGGATCAGCCGTAA
- a CDS encoding GAF domain-containing protein, producing MQFLPKRLGPKLNLSLLVFFLLLGGATSALVFFGFQRTQDDATDLSRQALEVQGSETLERLADQTSFSGQLIVQQATTDASAAASYLANAHQLGATVPWDPARLTPAPNGALIDPSTTRTTDVWVPASLEMNERLRDDLSGSATLDALFPTLERGNPDAVAIYYVTPSGAVRQYPPYGRNDSLPADFDFFSQPGFEDFRSGATAPTVARWTAPYESPAVLGLTITALAPVFQDGVYRGVIGVDVAVPRLIARVDAVRYTPGGYAFVIDRNGGLVPSRFSDDVQRLIDDPDKTQFASTVQAMRAGRSGFGRVDIGDEDVIVAYAPLGDLGGSLALVSPVDELTAQAAAVTSSIEEQGDQTLAFILATMLGFFIAGLLAAAWFNRRMLTSPVESLVRGTRAVAAGNYSVRMPIESTDELGMLADSFNIMIEQIDLGQQRLEQRNRELHGEIAERTRVEEELRRSEDLYRTLAHNFPNGTVVLYDRDLRFQIVDGQGIRSLGLAKEDVEGKLLDDLFTPRVRETLGSHMRVVFDGESSVFEIEAQDRVFVAYTLPLYDERSEIFAGMAMTQDITERKQAEAELAEREAQYRSIFASVSDGLIITGPDGAIVEVNPAFADMHGYSHDEMLAVHPMTFIDPESHHLFAEYSETVAAGGVYRCRATDVRKDGSTFPVEVMGRPVLYSGSPHVLGVVRDITEQVETERLLEQRVSERTREIAALLDISHAVTATLELKTLVAVILQQLGQVVENNAASVLLREGDELAIMEFDESVMGRPSTGGGLRFTLEAADAIWRQALQRQPAIIHDIYDDSELAASFREAVGGHLAGTFSHVRAALFVPLALQDEVIGVVAISHGTPGYFTEHNAALVMAIANHAAIAIENARLFARVEQRTRELSTLLELSHSVASTLSLNQLVPVILESLQAVIAYMGASILLRDGDELAIVTYDPSIDTSAPRQSPLRFALDESLPLWQNMLRHEPALITDVRDDSPLARSFRQTVGQNIIDSTFDLVNAVLVVPLASQGVVIGVVALTHVERGFFTQGDASLAMTVANQAAVAIQNARLFESVEARTRELTTLLDVSHDVTSTLDLDPLLNLILDQVRLVADYDRASVMLVEDDQLMVAAVNTVGPAGEGFGYPPGARFPIDLDSPASRGLKRGRPIVIDDVQSDDPAAVAYRATIDASPDELSFHSWMGVPLVHQERLIGMLVLAKRAAGYYKERHGQLSAAIANQAAVAVENARLFQSAEARTRELSTLLDVSHAVASTLDLRSLVRVVLEQAKAVVEYQRSSVTLVDKENLTVFAILNADGDDVRSYTPPGTTFSQSAAGVLWDTLRTGKHVIIDDVLGDSALAVAYRRLIPVDAENPDFHSWLAVPLSSQDAVLGLLSFTHPDAGHYTERHAQLAVAIANQAAIAIENARLFDSVQQRTRELSALLDVSHSVAATLDLPELVRLILDQLKLVSEYTGSSLLRLEGESLVILDSRGPSGPEHDIIGMSFPIASVPDWWQRFSVGRPVIIDDVRDDSEEARAYRAAVGDRLEHPAFNFVRAWMAVPLMLQDRPVGMLSVSRDEPGYFTSDHVRIARAVADQAAIAIENARLYQQAQQFAAVEERQRLARELHDSVSQALYGIALGARTARTLLDRDPERAVEPVEYVLQLAEAGLTEMRALILELRPESLENEGLVVAIEKQVSATRARYGINVDDVLCEEPPAPIDVKEAIYRVVQEALHNIVKHAHASRVEVKLGCTDTEITLEVIDDGVGFEADGSFPGHMGLKSMRERTIKFGGVTTIESTAGEGTRIRVRIPLGGAAPSREASTTTA from the coding sequence GTGCAGTTTCTCCCTAAACGCCTCGGCCCTAAACTCAACCTCTCTCTCCTGGTGTTCTTCCTGTTGCTGGGCGGCGCGACGAGCGCGCTCGTCTTCTTCGGCTTTCAGCGCACGCAAGACGACGCGACGGACCTGAGCCGCCAGGCGCTGGAGGTGCAGGGGAGCGAGACGCTCGAGCGGCTCGCCGACCAAACATCTTTTTCAGGCCAACTGATCGTGCAGCAGGCGACGACCGACGCCTCCGCCGCGGCCAGCTATCTCGCGAACGCACACCAGTTGGGCGCGACGGTGCCCTGGGACCCGGCGCGCCTGACGCCCGCACCAAATGGCGCCCTCATCGATCCGTCAACGACGCGCACGACGGATGTCTGGGTGCCCGCCAGCCTCGAGATGAATGAGCGACTGCGCGATGACCTGAGCGGTTCGGCGACGCTGGATGCGCTCTTCCCGACGCTGGAACGGGGCAATCCCGACGCGGTCGCGATCTATTACGTCACGCCATCCGGCGCGGTGCGGCAGTATCCGCCGTACGGCCGCAACGACTCGCTGCCGGCGGACTTCGACTTCTTCAGCCAGCCCGGATTCGAAGATTTCCGCTCAGGCGCGACGGCGCCGACGGTTGCTAGATGGACGGCGCCTTACGAGAGCCCCGCAGTGCTGGGCTTAACCATCACTGCGCTGGCGCCGGTATTTCAGGACGGCGTCTATCGCGGTGTGATCGGCGTCGATGTCGCGGTGCCGCGGCTGATCGCCCGCGTCGACGCGGTGCGGTATACGCCGGGCGGCTATGCCTTCGTGATCGACCGCAACGGCGGGCTCGTGCCGAGCCGATTCTCTGACGACGTGCAGCGTCTCATCGATGACCCGGACAAGACGCAGTTCGCTTCCACCGTCCAGGCGATGCGCGCGGGGAGATCTGGCTTCGGGCGCGTCGACATCGGCGATGAAGACGTGATCGTGGCGTACGCGCCGCTCGGCGACCTCGGGGGAAGCCTGGCGCTGGTGTCGCCGGTGGATGAGCTGACAGCGCAGGCCGCCGCCGTCACTTCGTCGATCGAGGAGCAGGGCGACCAGACGCTCGCGTTCATCCTCGCGACGATGCTCGGCTTTTTCATCGCCGGGCTGCTGGCGGCTGCGTGGTTCAACCGTCGAATGCTGACTTCGCCCGTCGAGTCGCTCGTGAGGGGCACGCGCGCCGTCGCCGCGGGCAACTACAGCGTCCGCATGCCGATCGAATCGACCGACGAGTTGGGCATGCTCGCCGACTCCTTCAACATCATGATCGAACAGATCGACCTTGGTCAGCAACGGCTGGAGCAGCGCAACCGCGAACTCCACGGGGAGATCGCCGAGCGGACACGCGTCGAAGAAGAACTGCGCCGCAGCGAGGATCTGTACCGCACGCTCGCCCACAACTTCCCGAACGGCACCGTGGTGCTCTACGACCGCGATCTGCGTTTTCAGATCGTCGATGGGCAGGGCATTCGTTCGTTGGGGCTCGCGAAGGAAGACGTCGAAGGCAAGCTGCTCGACGATCTATTCACACCGCGCGTGCGGGAAACGCTTGGATCGCACATGCGCGTGGTCTTCGATGGCGAATCGAGCGTCTTTGAGATCGAGGCTCAGGACCGCGTCTTCGTCGCATACACGTTGCCGCTCTACGACGAACGCAGCGAAATCTTCGCCGGCATGGCGATGACGCAGGACATCACCGAGCGCAAGCAGGCGGAAGCGGAGCTGGCAGAGCGGGAAGCGCAGTATCGAAGCATCTTCGCTTCTGTGAGCGATGGCCTGATCATCACCGGCCCCGACGGCGCGATCGTCGAGGTGAATCCGGCGTTCGCGGACATGCACGGCTATTCGCACGACGAGATGCTTGCGGTACATCCGATGACATTTATCGATCCCGAGAGCCATCATCTCTTCGCCGAATACAGCGAGACGGTTGCCGCCGGCGGCGTGTATCGGTGCCGTGCGACAGACGTGCGCAAGGACGGCTCGACGTTCCCGGTCGAGGTGATGGGGCGCCCGGTGCTGTATAGCGGGTCGCCGCACGTGCTTGGCGTCGTCCGCGATATCACCGAGCAGGTGGAGACCGAACGCCTACTGGAACAGCGCGTCTCCGAGCGGACGCGTGAGATCGCGGCGCTGCTCGATATTTCGCACGCCGTCACGGCGACGCTGGAGCTGAAAACGCTCGTGGCGGTGATCCTGCAGCAGTTGGGACAGGTCGTCGAGAACAACGCGGCATCCGTGCTCCTGCGCGAAGGCGACGAGCTGGCGATCATGGAGTTCGACGAGTCGGTGATGGGGCGGCCTTCGACGGGGGGCGGGCTACGCTTCACGCTGGAGGCGGCCGATGCGATCTGGCGCCAGGCGCTGCAGCGCCAGCCGGCGATCATCCACGACATTTACGATGACAGCGAACTCGCGGCATCCTTCCGCGAGGCTGTGGGCGGCCACCTGGCGGGCACGTTCTCGCACGTGAGAGCGGCGTTGTTCGTGCCGCTCGCCCTCCAGGATGAAGTGATCGGCGTTGTGGCGATCTCGCACGGAACGCCCGGCTATTTCACCGAACACAACGCGGCGCTGGTGATGGCCATCGCGAACCACGCCGCCATCGCGATCGAAAACGCCCGCCTCTTCGCGCGCGTTGAGCAGCGGACGCGTGAGCTTTCGACGCTGTTGGAGCTTTCACATTCCGTGGCATCGACCTTATCGCTCAACCAGTTGGTGCCCGTGATCCTCGAGAGCCTTCAGGCGGTGATCGCTTACATGGGCGCCTCAATCCTGCTGCGCGACGGCGATGAGTTGGCGATCGTGACCTACGACCCGTCGATTGATACGTCGGCGCCCCGGCAGTCGCCGCTCCGCTTTGCGCTCGACGAGTCGCTGCCTCTCTGGCAGAACATGCTGCGACACGAACCGGCACTGATCACCGACGTCCGCGACGACAGTCCGCTGGCGCGGTCCTTCCGCCAGACGGTCGGTCAAAACATCATCGATTCGACGTTCGACCTGGTGAATGCGGTGCTCGTCGTGCCGCTGGCGTCGCAGGGGGTGGTGATCGGCGTGGTCGCGCTGACGCACGTCGAGCGCGGGTTTTTCACGCAAGGAGACGCTTCGCTGGCGATGACGGTCGCGAACCAGGCTGCTGTTGCGATTCAAAATGCACGCCTGTTCGAAAGCGTCGAGGCGCGCACGCGCGAGCTGACGACGCTGCTCGATGTCTCGCACGACGTGACGTCGACCCTGGATCTCGACCCGCTGTTGAACCTGATCCTCGACCAGGTGCGACTGGTCGCCGACTATGACCGCGCGTCGGTCATGCTCGTCGAAGATGACCAGCTTATGGTGGCCGCCGTCAACACCGTTGGCCCCGCGGGGGAGGGATTCGGCTATCCGCCCGGGGCGCGCTTCCCGATCGACCTCGATAGTCCCGCATCGCGCGGGCTAAAGCGTGGGAGACCGATCGTCATCGACGACGTGCAGTCGGACGACCCGGCCGCGGTCGCCTATCGCGCGACGATCGATGCCTCGCCGGACGAACTGTCATTCCACAGTTGGATGGGCGTGCCGCTCGTACATCAAGAGCGCCTGATTGGCATGCTGGTGCTCGCGAAGCGGGCTGCTGGCTATTACAAAGAGCGGCATGGGCAGCTCTCGGCCGCGATCGCCAACCAGGCGGCGGTTGCTGTCGAGAACGCGCGTCTGTTCCAGAGCGCAGAAGCGCGCACGCGCGAACTCTCGACGCTGCTGGACGTATCGCACGCCGTCGCATCGACGCTCGACCTGCGGTCGTTGGTGCGGGTTGTCCTCGAGCAAGCGAAGGCGGTCGTGGAGTACCAGCGTTCGTCAGTCACGCTCGTCGACAAGGAGAACCTTACGGTGTTCGCCATTCTGAACGCCGACGGCGACGATGTGCGATCATACACGCCGCCGGGAACGACGTTTTCGCAATCCGCCGCGGGTGTGCTCTGGGACACGCTCAGGACCGGAAAGCACGTCATCATCGACGACGTCCTTGGCGATTCGGCGCTTGCGGTCGCTTATCGGCGGCTGATTCCGGTCGACGCGGAGAATCCTGACTTTCACTCGTGGCTCGCGGTGCCGCTCTCATCGCAGGATGCGGTCCTGGGGCTGTTGTCGTTCACGCACCCGGACGCCGGTCACTACACCGAACGGCACGCGCAACTGGCGGTAGCGATCGCCAACCAGGCGGCGATCGCGATCGAAAACGCGCGGCTGTTCGACAGCGTGCAGCAGCGGACGCGCGAGCTTTCGGCGCTGCTCGACGTTTCGCACTCGGTGGCGGCGACGCTGGACCTGCCTGAACTTGTGAGGCTGATCCTCGACCAGCTGAAGCTCGTCAGTGAATACACAGGTTCATCGCTCTTAAGGCTGGAAGGGGAGAGCCTGGTCATCCTGGACTCGCGCGGCCCTTCCGGGCCCGAGCATGACATCATAGGCATGAGCTTTCCGATCGCGTCCGTGCCCGACTGGTGGCAGCGGTTCAGCGTCGGGCGACCCGTCATCATCGACGACGTGCGAGACGATTCGGAGGAAGCGCGGGCCTACCGCGCTGCGGTCGGCGATCGCCTGGAGCACCCGGCGTTCAACTTCGTGCGCGCGTGGATGGCCGTGCCGTTGATGTTGCAGGATCGCCCCGTCGGCATGCTCAGCGTCTCTCGCGACGAGCCCGGGTACTTCACTTCCGATCACGTGCGCATTGCGCGCGCCGTTGCGGACCAGGCGGCGATCGCGATCGAAAACGCGCGCCTGTACCAGCAGGCGCAGCAGTTCGCCGCCGTCGAGGAGCGGCAGCGCCTGGCGCGCGAGTTGCACGATTCCGTCTCGCAGGCGCTCTACGGTATCGCGCTCGGCGCGCGGACGGCGCGCACCCTGCTCGATCGCGATCCGGAGCGCGCGGTCGAGCCGGTCGAATACGTGTTGCAGCTTGCGGAAGCGGGCCTGACGGAGATGCGCGCACTCATCTTGGAACTGCGGCCGGAGTCGCTGGAGAACGAGGGTCTTGTCGTAGCGATCGAGAAGCAGGTCTCGGCGACTCGCGCCCGCTACGGCATCAACGTTGATGACGTGCTTTGCGAGGAGCCGCCGGCGCCCATCGACGTGAAGGAGGCGATTTACCGGGTGGTGCAGGAGGCGCTACATAACATCGTGAAGCACGCGCACGCGAGCCGGGTCGAGGTGAAGCTGGGCTGCACGGACACCGAGATCACCCTGGAGGTCATCGATGACGGCGTCGGATTCGAGGCGGACGGTTCGTTCCCCGGGCACATGGGTCTGAAGTCGATGCGTGAGCGCACGATCAAGTTCGGCGGCGTGACCACGATCGAGAGCACAGCAGGCGAAGGGACGCGCATTCGCGTCCGCATCCCGCTGGGCGGCGCCGCTCCGTCCCGGGAGGCTTCGACCACGACGGCCTGA
- a CDS encoding MMPL family transporter — protein sequence MFSFLSPQRLAHRSARHPWLTVGLWVVLVAAAVVSAGQLKTDEEAHIRGAEYEQADSLLDDLNGETPPTETVVVQGAADVDDPAYRLFVGQLLGRLRATEGVVSAASYYDAGDQSFVSDDRSTTIIPVVLDGDVKEAATTVGPMLDAIQEANTDGFSVTTVGDGSLDKELTAQFESDLQSAEIIGLPAALIVLLFVFGAGVAAGVPVLIALLSIAVAMGVTAVISRFFGVNSLAVNMITMIGLAVGIDYTLFIVERFREERARGIEKLEAIGIASNTASRAVLFSGITVVIALAGMLVVPASTFVGMAIGAILVVVAAVAAALTLLPAVLSLLGDKVNFLRLPFVKASTPESSENGFWARTTRIVVAHPVVAIVATVSVLLAAAAPVATIKFGSSGLRDYPGSLESVQAFRVLDTEFSAGRLGPAHIMFEGDVNSPEFQRDVDELRQRLGSEASVAEIRELHANEDGTIANLDVIIDGDSFGPDALATVERIRNEHIPAAFDGSDTDVYVGGAAASTKDYVDTMTTYFPIVVGFVLALSFVLLTLVFRSIVIPVKAIIMNLLSVGAAYGLIVLVFQHGVGAELFGFQQTDSIAAFLPAFLFAVLFGLSMDYHVFLLSRVQERFLKTGDNTEAVAYGLRSTAHIITGAAAIMMVVFGGFALGSMVEMQQVGFGLAVAVFIDATIVRSVLVPASMEVLGARNWYLPSWLQWLPKINVEGTPDVEPARVPAQAPEFIPVGAGGD from the coding sequence ATGTTTTCGTTTCTTTCCCCCCAACGACTCGCACACCGAAGCGCCCGCCATCCCTGGCTGACGGTCGGGCTATGGGTCGTGCTCGTCGCCGCCGCGGTGGTAAGCGCGGGCCAGCTCAAGACGGACGAAGAGGCGCACATTCGCGGCGCCGAGTATGAGCAGGCGGACAGCCTGCTCGACGACCTCAATGGCGAGACGCCGCCGACCGAAACAGTCGTCGTGCAGGGAGCCGCGGACGTCGATGACCCGGCGTACCGCCTCTTCGTCGGACAGCTTCTCGGACGGCTTCGGGCGACCGAGGGCGTTGTTTCGGCTGCCAGCTACTACGACGCCGGCGACCAGTCCTTCGTCTCCGACGACCGCTCGACGACGATCATCCCGGTCGTGCTCGATGGCGACGTCAAGGAAGCGGCGACGACCGTCGGGCCGATGCTGGACGCGATCCAGGAGGCCAACACCGACGGGTTCTCCGTGACCACAGTCGGCGATGGCAGCTTGGACAAGGAACTGACCGCGCAATTCGAAAGCGACCTGCAGTCCGCCGAGATCATCGGCCTGCCGGCAGCGCTGATCGTGCTGCTGTTCGTGTTCGGCGCGGGCGTGGCAGCCGGCGTCCCGGTGCTCATCGCGCTGCTCAGCATCGCCGTGGCGATGGGTGTCACCGCGGTGATCAGCCGCTTCTTCGGCGTCAACAGCCTCGCAGTCAACATGATAACGATGATCGGCCTGGCGGTCGGCATCGACTACACACTGTTCATCGTCGAGCGTTTCCGCGAGGAGCGGGCGCGCGGCATCGAGAAGCTTGAAGCGATCGGGATCGCCAGCAACACGGCGAGCCGCGCGGTGCTGTTCTCGGGCATCACGGTCGTGATCGCGCTGGCTGGCATGCTGGTCGTGCCGGCTTCGACGTTCGTGGGCATGGCGATTGGCGCCATCCTGGTGGTGGTCGCGGCCGTCGCCGCTGCATTGACGCTTCTGCCGGCGGTGCTGAGCCTGCTCGGCGACAAGGTGAATTTCCTGCGACTGCCGTTCGTAAAGGCGAGCACGCCTGAGTCGAGCGAGAACGGCTTCTGGGCTCGCACGACGCGCATCGTCGTGGCGCACCCGGTGGTCGCTATCGTGGCGACGGTCAGCGTGCTGCTCGCGGCCGCGGCGCCGGTCGCGACGATCAAGTTCGGCAGTTCGGGGCTGCGTGATTACCCCGGCAGCCTGGAGTCGGTGCAGGCGTTCCGTGTGCTCGATACTGAGTTCTCGGCGGGGCGGCTGGGTCCGGCGCACATCATGTTCGAGGGCGATGTGAACTCGCCGGAGTTCCAGCGCGACGTGGATGAGCTGCGACAGCGGCTGGGAAGCGAAGCAAGCGTCGCGGAGATCCGCGAACTGCACGCCAACGAAGACGGGACGATCGCGAACCTGGACGTCATCATCGACGGCGACTCGTTCGGCCCCGATGCGCTCGCCACGGTCGAACGCATCCGCAACGAGCACATTCCTGCAGCGTTCGACGGGTCGGACACCGACGTGTACGTCGGCGGCGCAGCGGCGAGCACGAAGGACTACGTCGACACGATGACGACGTACTTCCCGATCGTCGTTGGCTTCGTGCTGGCACTGAGCTTCGTGCTGCTGACGCTCGTGTTCCGGTCGATCGTCATTCCGGTGAAGGCGATTATCATGAACCTGCTGTCCGTCGGTGCGGCGTACGGGTTGATCGTGCTGGTGTTCCAGCACGGAGTCGGCGCCGAACTGTTCGGGTTCCAGCAGACGGACAGCATCGCCGCGTTCCTGCCGGCATTCCTGTTCGCGGTGCTCTTCGGGCTGTCGATGGACTACCACGTGTTCCTGCTGAGCCGCGTGCAGGAGCGCTTCCTGAAGACCGGCGACAACACCGAGGCCGTGGCCTACGGCCTGCGCTCGACGGCGCACATCATCACGGGCGCTGCGGCGATCATGATGGTCGTGTTCGGCGGTTTCGCGCTGGGCAGCATGGTCGAGATGCAGCAGGTGGGCTTCGGCCTGGCGGTCGCGGTGTTCATCGACGCGACGATCGTGCGGTCGGTGCTGGTGCCGGCGAGCATGGAAGTGCTCGGCGCGCGCAACTGGTATCTACCGTCGTGGCTGCAGTGGCTGCCCAAGATCAACGTCGAAGGCACACCGGACGTCGAGCCGGCGCGGGTGCCGGCCCAGGCGCCGGAGTTCATCCCGGTGGGCGCAGGCGGCGACTAA